TGAAACTTTCCCATCAATCAAATACAactattatttgatttaaagGATTAAAATGGTttgtaattgttttttttttcattaattttgttCTCATAACTGCTGCCTGTCGTGAATacgggttctttttttcggggtACAATTTTTTCTGCGATGTAATTctcttcaataattgtttatttttctgctcCCGTTACCACGCGCTACGATAACAGATGTTTCTGGTGTCATGGTCACGAGTAATTGCTTGCTTACAATGTTCATAAGCTCGGTAAACTTCGCCCTTCTTCGTCGAATGTctattttttcgctttaaaCTAGTTTTGTACGCTAACCTGAGACAACGTAAGTGTTACCTCGATTTTATCGCGGAAACATTCGTCACCAGCTTATCTTCTGCATTGAAAGTCTTGAGAACTTTGGAAAATCCTGAGCGTGTTTTAAAGACTGAAAAGGAAGGGGGTTATGTTTCGAATTACAAAACTACCGTTACTTTGAGTTGGGATTCCACAGGATTCGACAGTTCCATAATGGATCATTCAGGTCgtatttttaaatgatataTTGCAGGAGCTCGGACATGGGCGCAAAACATGTATCAACGGTGCCAACTTTGCGGACTTCATCATTACCTAAAGGCCTTAGGGCTTCTTCTTACACTGTTAACGATCTTTCTCATGCATCATCAGCAGCAAATATACTACTACCTTACCATGTTGGTTCACCACCAAGACCACCACTTACTATAAATGAGGTGGAACCTCTTATTGatcgttgtgtttttttttacaaagctTGGGTAGAAATCCAACTATTTAGCTGAAAAAGCCTAAGAAGGAGGTGTCCGATTactacaaaaaacaaaatgagctCTTGGAGAACTTCAAGAATGACAGTGAACAGATCCAGGTTATTATTTGATACATAATAGAGtgttttaatttgtttatgcTTCTATTCTTCTTCGTCCACAAACAGAATCAAATTTAATGTCTCAGGTATGAAAGCATTGCTGATCTCATGTATCGAGGTAATTTGAAGCATTTTGCAGAGAAATCGAAATTACTGGCAATACATCGATAGTTTTTGAGTTAATAATTTAAACTGTCGAACTGAAGCTGACTTTCACCCATATTTCTCTTACGAAACTGGTTAAGTGTTTGATGTCTCATGTTTTTATAGAACGaaacattttcttgaaatttgagATTCTTGCATAGATTTATGTCTCTCCACATACATTTTCAAGTGTTTAATGAAAGACTGCTTTGTGAGGTTCTATTCACAGGTTTTTCAAAAAGCCCGAACGCGGCAACGGTTACAATCCTCGACAAGCACCGATGCAGAAGGAATAAAGGAAGAGATAGAgcagttaagaagaaattccCATAAAGACTCAAAGATCAGCAACGATCTTTCTTGCTCGTTGGAAACTACCACAGCTCCTTTACTGAAAAACACGGTAGGTACTTGATTTGATGGTGTTCCTCTTTGAGTTCGTGTTTAAATCTGCTGCTTTCGAAGTAATTGGTGCTCGAAGTAATACTTTCGATCTAGTAAATGCTTCTTAGTGTCAAACCTGGTTTCAACATCAACATCTAACTCTTTTCTTTGTGTAAATTACATCATTGAATTAACTCTCTTCAGGATGGTGAGTCTGATTTGGAAGTCAGTAACTCCAACAAAGCTGTTCAAGATCTAAGTGAGAAACGGTCATTCGTCAACGTACATGAACGGATGCCCTCACAATCTTCAAGCGTATCCACGTTGTGAGCGGTTCTGTTCTACTTCTACAGTTTTCTATGTTATGACCTTAAAACTCTATACTAAGGATTCAGAGCGAAGCACGAGGCAGCTTTGGATGCAGCGAAAGCTTCTACAAAAGCAGCGGTTCGGCTGGCACATGCAACGTTAATAGTGAATATTTCACTTATGTTGGCGAAGGTATGGGTTTTATCAGAAAGTCAGCTAAGGACGAATTTCTTTgctagttttaactgatttctttgagctgtagccaagattggtattgattgtctttatttaacaacggctaacgtttcggcgttatcgcctttgtcagagcctggaaaactcaaagccattaatgacttatcccctcaagcgcctcatcactctacagaaagcactcaaacggtaagcaaactcaacagcaacacataggctagtaccTACCttattagctagacttgttaacacagcagaccaccacgtaccacaactacgagtcacaagggttactaatggctttgagttttccaggctctgacgaaggcgataacgccgaaacgttagccgttgttaagtaaagacgatcaataccaatcttggctacagctcaaagaaatcaattaaaactacgtttcaacatgccgagattcaaagatagtcgaacatgggcgaatttctttgctttttttaggCGGTGGCATCGTATCTTTCTGGATCGCTTTCAATTTTATCGTCTCTAGTTGATTCATGTGTTGATATCACATCGGGGCTTGTCATATCGGTGTCTGCTCGTATGATCAAAAAGAGGGATCCATACCTGTACCCACGAGGACGAACGAGGTTGGAGCCGCTATCTCTGGTGAGTGCGCCtacgaatttttcaaagcattcGCTTGCTGAATTCATTTCATGTATAAGGTACTTTTGAACATTCTTTTTCGTCCCCTGGTACTGAGTAGCTccgatttccttttttttctggagctaACTTGCTGTTTGCTAACCTTTTCATTCTCAGAGTTCTGTAATGGTTCAGCAGTATTCTTTTATATCTAGATTATATATAATCTTACAATTACAAATAGTATTACACAGTTTACCGACTACTTCGTTACTGTTAAGATAATTATAAGCGTCGTGATGGGTGTTGCTAGTGTGCAGTTGATTTATGGAGCAGTGAAGAGGATTGTGGCTGCATACCAGTTTCATAACTATGGTTAGTTTTGCTTCTTCAGGTGTtcgtaatttcttttttggttcatgttttattatatttgtggaaaattatttctggaataagGAATATTGTCACAGTTTTCGGTGTTTTTCAGGGATTGGCGAAGAGCCTGAGCTGGACGTATCAGTTACCACCGTAACTATTATGGTAGCCACTGTTGTAGTGAAGTTCACACTTGTTATTATATGCcgaaagtaatttttaaattcaagaTTTGAGAGTTGATCTCATTTTAAACTAACGTTGGTTTAAGGTACAAGTCAGATCCTTCGATTCAAGTGTTGGCCATGGATCATCGTAATGATTGCTTATCGAATACGGTAGCGCTTGCTTGTGCCTGGTTAGCCACTCTGTAAGTGTTTTTGCTTAAACTAACTTCACATTCattcttacttttactttcatGTTGTTTCTACAGGTTTTGGTACTATTTCGATCCTATTGGAGCGATTTTGGTGTCTATTTACATTTTGTACACATGGGTAAATACTGGTTGGGAACATCTTTCGAAACTTAGTGGAAAATCAGCAAAACCGGAGTTTATTAATAGGATTATCAAGGTGAGAATGATTTCATAGTGATGTTTACTCTAAAAGAAGATATTTTTCATTGTACTGTAATGCATCACAACCATTAGTGGGAAACCTACGCCGACAATATCTTATGAGAACGGAATCAGTTTACTTTTTTGTGCTGCGTATGGGTTAAGGTTCCTCATGTAGGACTCTTTCTTTATTCACAATAGCTATTTGCGCGTTTAACGTAGTGGCAAATGCCGTATTGGAAGCCACTAcaaatttacttctttttttcgaatttttattttgattctgTGAAGTACAAAAGTTCCCTTTGTCTAACATTGTCTAGTTTCACTCTCGTGTTATCAAAAGTTAAGTCAGATGACAATACAACATTCCTTATAcacaaaccttttttttctgtttggaaGCTCTGCTGCACTCTGATCCATTTGCTCGCACCCGTCTTTTTAGTCGGTTTACTAGCGGTATCGGAGTTGGACTAATAACGGTACGCATTAAACCCTAACCCACTATTACCGCACTAGATTTTCTACTCATATTCACATTTGGCACTATTACTTATGAAACCTGAACAAACTAGTAACCCCTGCAAACCTTATTTGTCGAAATAGTTGATGTGTTAGTGAAAACGAAATGCTTAATGCATATAGAACCTTAGGGCACATGaacttttttcagttcttctttcttttcttttcaattcagGAATTTTCAGTTCGATATGTCGGAATTACTTTCATTTGAGGTGTCATTGCCCTCCTGTTTTCAACTAAAAGAGGATAACCGTAGATGGGAGTTCTTATGTCGCTGAATAAACCTTGATGTATTAGTCTAGAGGACAATATGTCAAGATTTATTCATTGACAGTCTTTGACAATCAGATTGCACCGCTTTATACAGTCAGTCAGCCTTGCAGTCTAGCGGGACAAAACAAGTGACGATGCCCATTTAGCACATACAGGCGGTACATACGAATGGCGTGGTTGTTACTaataagtttttgttttcaggtgTGCATTGATCATGATCCGCGGATTTCTCATTTGGATACGGTCTATGTTTATCATTTCGGCACAAAGTTTTTGGTAGAGGTgattatttgtatttcttttcgaatttttagattactttttttttgtacttcttcGTGAAGTTTCACTTGAAATATTTAGGTTCATATTGTGTTGGACGAGGATATGCCTTTAAAAGTAGCTCACGATATTAGCGAAACATTACAAATCAATATAGAAAGCCTTCCTGAGGTAAGATTTTCTACTCAGGATTTTCTCCTTCATTACTATGGATATATCTTTTTCGATCCGGAAATCGGTAATCTTCTGTGGTAAAATTCAGGTCGAACGAGCTTTTGTTCACACCGACTACGAGTATGAGCATCAACCTCAAGATGAGCACAAAGTTGTTTAgaattgtaaagaaaaagtcgttgttttagttttagtcGCTCATTTTAACTTCTTTCTTGAAAGTATATAtagatgtttatttatttttttagtatgtTACAGttgatttctctttattttgcatttcatttattcatattattctGACCTATTCATAGATACCCCGGCGTTTTAATACCTTTACATAATAATATTACATGTTAGCCTGCATAATAACTCACAATTGCCTAGATGTGCGAAAACCTCATTGATCTGTGTTTTAAGCATTTTCATCTTCCGTTGCTTCTCgtctttacttttactttgtTGTTTTCCCAACCTTAGGTTTAGAGGAGATGAACGGTTTTATGCATTGTTTTCTGACTTTTCTGACTTAGATTATTGTTAGAAATAGTCCTTTTACCGCACTATGATGCGATGCTGAGAATtgattgaatgatttttttctaacttctgTGCGACGTCAGATTCGGTAAGGCCATGACAGTAAGCTTTACATGCAAGTAATATGATTCATGAGCAGTTTTATAGATCATTGTAGGATAATTAGATATTCACGATTCGGGTAAATAGTTTTTGTATCTGTTTTACTTAAGTTTCGTAGGATTTACAAGTGTTAAGAGTTAAACCAAGTGAGCTTCTTCTCATTCCTCTACGTATCTACTGATGATAAaggaaaataactaaaaatgtGGTATTAGCAAGTACCTCTTTATTTAGGATTGAACTTGTTTCTTGGAGATAGGTTTTCTTCTGAgtataaattgtttttttttctggattttatgTTGTGCGtgacagtgaaaaaaatatttatgagcattttcctcaaaaactcGTTCTTTGCTGAGGATATTCCAGAGTGGGCGCTGAGGCGATGGTCGTGGAATGACTTCGAATTGAGATAACAGTGGCGATAAATTGAATTGAGATCACAAGTAATAGTGCTATGAGGAAGGCATAGAGGAGCACAACACTGAAATCAgaggttcttttcttttgaaaatcttgTTTGTCCTTGTTTACCTATATCAACCATTCGTATAGTCGTCGCAATTCTATTCTACAACACCGTGACACACGATACGTTTGCGGTTACGGgaggattttctctttttgactCTTTCCTCCGGCTGCCATAACCTAATCAAACCCGTACCACCGCCCGGTTGAAGAATTATGATCAAATGTATCAGCAACAGTCTTCATTACGGTTCGGCGTTGtcaccttcgtcagagcctccGCCCAACATCTTAGGGGATAAttacttgttctggatgaggcatttttGAGGATACGTTGCAAAtgttctgacgaaggcgacaacgctgAGACATTACCCGTAATAAagactgttaacaatcttgacATTGCCCacgttcgactgtctttgaatcttggcatgttgaaacgtagtttttaattgattttcttgagctgtagccaagattggtattgatcgcctttattaaacaacagctaacgtttcggcgttatcgccttcgtcagagcttggaaaaaatcaaagccattagtgatttatcctctcaagggtctcatccagaacagctattttaaaaaagaagatcaatatcaatcttggctacagctcaagaaaatcaattaaaaatcatGGCATTGTCAATCGAATGCTAGCAGTCATTATGCCATGATTCACAGAAGCTCGACCTTTTACACTTCTGTATCAACAACagttaaaaaagattttttttcccacaaagTTTGTTATAAAACTGAACTTACTTGACTTGTGCTACAGGATATATGCTATTATCAATGGAAAGAACTCGTGAGTTGATAAGCACTGCCGCAAAACGAGACGGTATAAGCAGCTGGCTGAGTGCTAGTACACAAATCCTGAAGAAAATATCCTGAAAATCCACTCGAAAATGCTGTTAAAGAAAGGGAAAGTTACAGTTGAATAATAGCGGCCGCAATCACCAGACTTTGATTACGCTGTACAGCGGCGACGAAGAAAAATACAGATGCTAACAACACGTAACTAGCGACAATAACCTCCTTCAGGGCAAACGAGTAGAGAGCACTCTGATTGGCGATAACCGGTGAtgctttcctgaaaatttccccGGGAAATTTCATAGGGATTGAACGTATAGCCGGAGAACTCGTACCATTGGGTAACATTGGTGAGGGATCGCGAAGTTGCGTAGCCGGAAAAACAGCATACACTGGCTGCAATTAGTGCTGTGCCCAAAGCCAGGCATACTCCTATGACGTCACCCTGGAATCTTGGAAACGTAGTCGAACTCTATGGTTGTTCAAACGACTGGGAAGTACGATCGCGATTAGGGCAGAGATTCTATCAGGGACGAGAAAAGATCCGCGAGTTGCAACGGACGCTCGCATGAACATAAGTGCCTGTGACTTTAAAACAGTTCACTGGACTTGATTGATAGAGCTTCGATTTCTAGGATGTGCAAGGGAAAAGGGACTTGCTTAGTCTTAGAAAATCTTGCAAATGAAATCTACAAATTTGCTTGGATAGTAGGAAACACTACTCAGGTACGAAAATATTAGCTGGatgatttttgtttgaaaaaagactgATGTAAATGAAATAAGTTCCATGAAAAAGAGATTGTGGGGAGAATGCAGTTAAAGGAGAGGGGGtaactcagtggcgcccttatttctggacgctctatcttacctttttttcttcgtaactTTATCAGACATGTCATAcatcctctaaaactaatgcttaggtcttagggcttCCGACTGACTTACttgttcacttccagaaataagggcgccactgagtggccctCCAACTACATTCTACCCGAGATTGCAATTCACAAACCTTTAATTGCCGAGAATACGGTAGCAATTGTGTTGCGGCAATACAAAGCGTTATAGATGGAAGGATTATGGCTCCAAATGCTGCAGCGCACAACAAAATCACGTAAATTAAGTACGATGACCTAGAAATAAAtgcgtttttcttttaccGATTCCTTGAAATTGCTTTATTATTCAATTCTAAAACTAGAAGTACTTGCATAGTTTAGTTTTGCATTTCCAAATACTACAATCCAGAACTTGAAAACTGGAATGTTTAAATTTTAGAAGTTCACAGGGAGCACAGTACTAGTACACATCAGTGTTATAGTTTAGATGAATGATAGAGTTGAGTGTCGAATAAATCCTTCCTCACTTTTCCTCGCGTACTTTGATTCGTTTGCGTTTCTGCCATCtctataattttcttttttttcaaacttaaattttcttcattttcacttgTTCGCGTTAGTTACCGAGAATATTTCGATGCTCTCATTCAAGGAAAGTCCAAATCCAAGCTTTGGACTCTTTAGAGAAACCAGCTATCAATTTCTTGATTCGAATGTAATGTAAGCTATTGCGTTGGTCCTATGTTGAAAAGCAGAGCTTACGTTATAAAATATATGACAATTGGAAATAGAGCCAATGGAGAACGTTCGGGAATAAATTCACGGATAGGTGCTGCGATCTGTCGCTCGTATCCGAGCCGATCTTAGAGGGTTAGCActgaggaaaaagaggaaataatgaataatttcaGCTATGTTGGCAATTTTTTCTGCACAATTACTCTCCAATGTGATTTGAACCACCTtcgggatttctttttttcaaattaaagaaagaaggaaaattaaaaagaaggaatattgAGTAATTCCAGTTAAGTTTTCTCAGTtatttttgtgcaaatttACTCATTAAggtgatttttatttcttttgggattttttattttttttttgcgtgaatTTTTGGTGAAACAGTGCTAGAAGTCCTCAATACAGATGATGCTGAATACTTGCAAGTAATCGTATTTTTTTATCGTCCCTCACATTTCCCGATGTTCTACGTAACATCGCCATGCTGGCGATGACCATTTCGGAGGATTTTGTCCGGAGGTTAGAACTAGTTACGAATCTCCGTATGACACCAACCAAGTGCACAGCAAATATGACTAGTCACGCGTAAGTAAAAATAGGATGAACATAGGAAAGCACATATCCaccctatttttatttacgtaAGTAAAAATAGAGTGAATATTGGAAATCTTCTGCCCTATTTTTACTTACCAATTTCCCATATGCACTCTATTTTTGCTTACTCAAGTAAAAATAGGGTGGATAtgtgaaattttgtgaaataggAAGTTCACTTTAGCATCGGAGGGGAAATGCGCAGAAATGACCGTTCCACAATTGCGATTGTcagagaattttctggaattccacTACTGTCCCTCATTTGGGCGATAGGatattagaataaaaaaaaactacaaagagGAGTgattgcaccacgcggatatccgctaacatcaccgcaacgcggctactgaggtaggcacaacgatttaggcttttttggtttttgtttccgagTGTAATGTCCTAgaggatgatgacttgttctggatgaggcatttgagaggatacatcacaaatgatctgactttccaggctctgacgaaggcgacaacgccgaaacgttagccgtaataaattttgttaacaatcttggctgttgcttaaatttgactatcgacaagttacAATTTCTATGcgaagattcaaggaaggtcgaactaTCGCACTTCAGAAAAACTACAGTTTTAATTGTTGTATTTCTattataatgaaaaaaaaacacggactATTTCAAAGTTTAAAATAATGCAACCAATACTCGATCCTCTAGCTACCCTCCCTTCTTCCTCAAATCTCttaaaataaagttaataaataatcaGAGCTATAAAATTGCGGATAGAACACATCGAAGGTAAAAGGGTACAGGATACAATCAGAAAAAGCAAGTaacatgaacatgaagaacTATCGGCGAAAAATggaacaataagaaaaaaaattgcgtgCCAAGTTAtataaaaacatataaaaataaaaatataaggtATATATGTAAAAATAAGTTGAACAAACAGGTCCTTAACCCTGGATTATTGAACCCGTATTACTAATTTGTTACGATTATCGGTAAACTCTGGTTGGATATTCAGAACCCAATCACTCGTCGCGCGTGTCTATGTTCAACGTATCTACCGTAGGTGACGCACGGTGCGACGCTCACCTCACACTGCCGCTGTGTACTTCCAAAGCATAGTAATGCACTTGAAATTTGCTACAAACTgttaaaagaacattttttacgTAAGCTTTGAATGGTATTAGGCGATAAGTAAAATTTCTTAGCGAATGAATTTAGTGAGTTAGTAGCGTTTCCaggaaaacatagaaaatctGTTACGACGAAGGCTTGGTAAACATGCGAACCATTGTATGAGGTTGAGTGGTAGATTTTCGCGACACCACACCACTGATTATCGAGTAATGTCGATCGATAGATCACAAATGATCGATCTGAGTTGTGAAAGACAAACGCTTAGATATAGAACAAATCCTAGTTCGCGTAACTTTgacaggattttttctttgaagtcgAGTCGAGTGGACAGGAAAATCTATGGTGTGTAGTGCATTTGCACAATCAGGCGCAACAATGTGCGATTCCCTACACTGAGATTTCCCGATATCGATTGATAGGGCTTCTCGTAGAGCTTGCAGCGTAGAGCGATAGTGTCCCTACCACCACGCGGTGATTATCGACAGACGCCGCCAATTCACAGCGCCCAATCGATAATCACCAATCGGTAGCGTATGTGACGACTGTGCCACGTCATCGCTTCTACAATCTCTGCGGGCACATTAACGCGCACTTTTTCGTCGCTGACGTCGCTCCCAAATCTAAGTATAAACTCACATCTGATACCATTCGTGCATTTGTACAAAAGTTTGATTTAATTCGATGGCGACAGCGTGTACACTAGGTAACCATTGTAAAACAGCCAATGAACAGAAAACAATATGAATATACTGAAAAGATAGAGTTTGTAGGTAGATCGTATCGTAAAAATCGATAAACGCATCCCGTACCTTGTAACGATTAGAACTTTCTTTGGCAAGCGGCCAAAAGCCGGCAATCGCAGCCACACATTGAAACGCGGCCGGAATCAGCACCGAAATTGCGGAACGAATTTTTAACGTTCGCGAACCTGAAATGCATGGGTTTTTAGTGttgttaaaaattaataacacAAAAATCCCTCGACCATCAACCCACTTTCATCGTCCATTGGAAGATGTGCGTCGGGCTTGTCAAAATCTATAAGTGAATTCGATGAGAGGGGATCCTGAAAAATACTTTCTATGGAGGATCTCGAATTATCTTTCGGcacaaaataatatttgttaTTGATGATATAAAATATGCTACAAATTTGTACAGTTCCATtatgtgttgtttatttcgATCTTCTACTGTTGGGTTGGAGGAGGGTgggggtgtagcgcagttggtaagaggttcggctgtttCTGCATGATCAGTCGGAAGTTTGActccgctctagtgccaactaagcccttcatcctaaagcgtaggccagttacacgttcgaaAACTCCAAACGATTttgatttgaagtgaacgcggtgtcGCATCCcgagcagattgattaacgtcagacactatCCTGCACTATTGTACGAAGATTCTGTAGAAAGTGAGGTGTTGTGAAGAAAATACAGACTGTAAATGGTAATCCATAATTTACTTGGACATAAATCGAGATCACTTCTCTAGTTAAGAGAAAATACCGTTATCTGCACTCAGCATTATTAGAAATTCAGCATACTCCACTACAAGCCGTTGTCGCGTGTCTGCATGCAACGAGTCTACCGTAGACGTTCGCGCGGACACTCGCCTTGCTACTACATCCGGATTCCATTGATTAAGGTGTTCTGAGAGAACTACATCACTATGATAACTGGATAACTTGCTCGAGGAAGAATGGTGGACAATTTAGATTGGCTtgaattaaaggataaaggataaagtgtctggcgctaatcaatccgcttggggcCCGCGCCaccacgctcacttcaattcagaatcgtttgaggttcacgaacttGTAACTGCcccataaaatgacttgcggtggccagccgatgggtcaagtcagtgtttttatcctcccagacaagtttggtttTAAtactggagggatgaaaggcttggtgagcactgggccggattcgaacctccgatcgatcgtgcaggaagcggaacccctaaccgactgcgctacacccgcccttataACTTGAATTAGTCCCTGATTTTCTAGTTGTTACTTCTAGATGGTgtatttgttcttcttttgtgtTCGCGACTGCTACGcgtgttatttctttttctttgcttaatTCATGATcgtctaaagaaaaaaaaaaccacattggTGCTGGTGTGGACTGTTTGCTGGGATCACTTGTCAATTTTccatattggaaaaaaaaatcagaataaccTGAAACAATTCTCGAAGACGGAGCACAGCTAGAAAAATGAGTCCAATCGATACTGTCAATTGAATAAGTGGCAGTAAGCAAtaagcaattagcgatggtgtcAATCgtcttttgctgaaaaaaaagactttcatTCGACATATTAGTTTAAACtcattatattttaaattttaattgagCGCCGGCACCTGTGTTCTCTCGAGCAGCCGCGACGCGTGAGGCGGCGCGCGTGGCGTCCATCCGCGCAAACATAGGTACCAGCCatggcacacacacacacgattTTAccgaaaaatattattttttccccGCTTACCTAGCTATAGATTGAGCAGGGGCGGCATGAGCGTTTACAATCGGATGACCACTAGAGGCAGGCGATGGCGTGTCCGATTCGTCCAAGAAACGAAATTCATCGTAGATCAAAAAACGAATCGATAGAATTCACTAGCTTCTGCGCATATTAATGCTTCACCTACCGTTTCAATGGCGTTTTCTCGAAAAGTGTCCAGCCGGGTGATGGTTCTTTTTTGTCGCTGCAATGTGGTTATTTAGAAGAATTTGATGGGACCTCTAAGAcaatagaaatatttattatgaataaaaaaattattaattaatagctcacaaaaaaaaccacacatTCGCTTTTCTGATATGGAAAGAATTCCCAAATATTTCCCTACATTTTTTCAgtattaaatattttaaaattattttacaaTAATGTTATGTTTGAACTGCTGCATGTTTCATTATTCATCCGGAAAACAGTGGAGCATTTAAAACAATTAGTACTAATGGTGGTGCATCCGTACCAAAGAGAATTTTCAGCGTTGACATTTTTTCGGATtatcttaatttaatttcagaaTAGCTTATATcagaaattgatgtttttGCCAATAAATTTAGCTATTTCGACAGCAGCAGAAGGCAATCGAGCtgttaaaaatatttttaaaaaaataaaaataatacgaTTGAGAAGGTTCAATGACAATCGaaactaatagaaaaaaggattgAACGTTTGTAAACATGAATTAAAatggaagtaaaataaaatgtgaaatagaaaatatagtgAATGATAATAGAGATATAACAAGATGGCTAAAaacatgcaaagaaaaaagaaaaggatttcaAAGGCTATAAAACTACATATTTGGTGAGAAACAATGGTAACGACgtaaaagaagggaaaaccAATTGTCCTCAAGAAAgcataaagaaaaatgttgttttcttcaaaaaaaaacccagattaaaaaaacgaacgaaaatcCCGTTAA
This window of the Necator americanus strain Aroian chromosome III, whole genome shotgun sequence genome carries:
- a CDS encoding hypothetical protein (NECATOR_CHRIII.G9228.T2); its protein translation is MPFSRMSTVHEQDETVRKIILPESYSYNGENGPLPTTSLRPLENETQTPCSASNGNAKPSVENGTCFGLLDNEEEERLLGDSLPLPPIEERRTFAAGSQKSSDMGAKHVSTVPTLRTSSLPKGLRASSYTVNDLSHASSAANILLPYHVGSPPRPPLTINELKKPKKEVSDYYKKQNELLENFKNDSEQIQVFQKARTRQRLQSSTSTDAEGIKEEIEQLRRNSHKDSKISNDLSCSLETTTAPLLKNTDGESDLEVSNSNKAVQDLSEKRSFVNVHERMPSQSSSVSTLAKHEAALDAAKASTKAAVRLAHATLIVNISLMLAKAVASYLSGSLSILSSLVDSCVDITSGLVISVSARMIKKRDPYLYPRGRTRLEPLSLIIISVVMGVASVQLIYGAVKRIVAAYQFHNYGIGEEPELDVSVTTVTIMVATVVVKFTLVIICRKYKSDPSIQVLAMDHRNDCLSNTVALACAWLATLFWYYFDPIGAILVSIYILYTWVNTGWEHLSKLSGKSAKPEFINRIIKVCIDHDPRISHLDTVYVYHFGTKFLVEVHIVLDEDMPLKVAHDISETLQINIESLPEVERAFVHTDYEYEHQPQDEHKVV
- a CDS encoding hypothetical protein (NECATOR_CHRIII.G9228.T1) produces the protein MSTVHEQDETVRKIILPESYSYNGENGPLPTTSLRPLENETQTPCSASNGNAKPSVENGTCFGLLDNEEEERLLGDSLPLPPIEERRTFAAGSQKSSDMGAKHVSTVPTLRTSSLPKGLRASSYTVNDLSHASSAANILLPYHVGSPPRPPLTINELKKPKKEVSDYYKKQNELLENFKNDSEQIQVFQKARTRQRLQSSTSTDAEGIKEEIEQLRRNSHKDSKISNDLSCSLETTTAPLLKNTDGESDLEVSNSNKAVQDLSEKRSFVNVHERMPSQSSSVSTLAKHEAALDAAKASTKAAVRLAHATLIVNISLMLAKAVASYLSGSLSILSSLVDSCVDITSGLVISVSARMIKKRDPYLYPRGRTRLEPLSLIIISVVMGVASVQLIYGAVKRIVAAYQFHNYGIGEEPELDVSVTTVTIMVATVVVKFTLVIICRKYKSDPSIQVLAMDHRNDCLSNTVALACAWLATLFWYYFDPIGAILVSIYILYTWVNTGWEHLSKLSGKSAKPEFINRIIKVCIDHDPRISHLDTVYVYHFGTKFLVEVHIVLDEDMPLKVAHDISETLQINIESLPEVERAFVHTDYEYEHQPQDEHKVV
- a CDS encoding hypothetical protein (NECATOR_CHRIII.G9229.T1), with translation MPNEPNGYCGPHTSATNNSIQATNLNMDGNLRYQRRPGEHLMRGPYTGPIPRIRSKNVNPTNTAIDQYEDCSSTVDPLSSNSLIDFDKPDAHLPMDDESSRTLKIRSAISVLIPAAFQCVAAIAGFWPLAKESSNRYKYIHIVFCSLAVLQWLPSVHAVAIELNQTFVQMHEWYQMSSYLIYVILLCAAAFGAIILPSITLCIAATQLLPYSRQLKGDVIGVCLALGTALIAASVCCFSGYATSRSLTNVTQWKASPVIANQSALYSFALKEVIVASYVLLASVFFFVAAVQRNQSLVIAAAIIQLICVLALSQLLIPSRFAAVLINSRVLSIDNSIYPVAQVNVVLLYAFLIALLLVISIQFIATVISIRSHSTTIASAPTLEYPQQRTSF
- a CDS encoding hypothetical protein (NECATOR_CHRIII.G9229.T2), with translation MMIGLQLRYQRRPGEHLMRGPYTGPIPRIRSKNVNPTNTAIDQYEDCSSTVDPLSSNSLIDFDKPDAHLPMDDESSRTLKIRSAISVLIPAAFQCVAAIAGFWPLAKESSNRYKYIHIVFCSLAVLQWLPSVHAVAIELNQTFVQMHEWYQMSSYLIYVILLCAAAFGAIILPSITLCIAATQLLPYSRQLKGDVIGVCLALGTALIAASVCCFSGYATSRSLTNVTQWKASPVIANQSALYSFALKEVIVASYVLLASVFFFVAAVQRNQSLVIAAAIIQLICVLALSQLLIPSRFAAVLINSRVLSIDNSIYPVAQVNVVLLYAFLIALLLVISIQFIATVISIRSHSTTIASAPTLEYPQQRTSF